Part of the Pueribacillus theae genome, GCTGGCCAGTAACAAAGGCTTTCAGCCGTAGAGCAAACCACCCGTTCACACGGGTGGTTTTGATTTTGACGCTTACTAATAAATTGGTAAATTTCTTTTCACCCAATGACTTTTAATAGTTCATTTATAGTGGATTATGTAAAAACCTTGCCTTAAGAATGTTCCTTTTAATTATGGACAGGACTACCAAACTCAAGAAGTTTTTTTGACAGGGTACTAAAAGTAACAAATAAGGGAAACTCCCCCAAAAATGACCGAAGTAACGCTTGGCAAATGAAATTTAAATTAATGAAATGTTACATGTTGAAATAAACGCTTTCCAATTTCGGAACAATAGCATCCCATGCATAATTTTCCCTGACGAATCTCCGGCCGCATTTGCCGAACTCTCTTCTCAAATCATGATCAATCACTAGATGCAGCAGTTTATCGACAATGTCGCCCGGTTTTTCGTGAGAAACGACAAACCCGGTTTTGCCATCCTCCACAACTTCGGGCAACCCGCCGACATTACTTACAACAACAGGCACTTCACACGCAGACGCTTCAAGCACAGCGACCCCAAAGCTTTCACTCCGGCTCAATGCGCAGTAGATATCAAGCTGGTTCAAATAATAAGGGACCTGTTCATTTGGAACAGCGCCGACAAACTCCGTGATGCTGCTGATGTGCAGATCTTTTGCCAATTGCTGCAGCTCGGAAAGCTGTGGGCCGCCACCAACAATCATGATGTGCAATTTATCGGCGAGAGCAGCATCTCTTTCTCGCAGCCGAGCAATTAATTGTGCAATGGCCTTTAACAATAGATCAATGCCGTATACGGGTTTGAGCCCTTTCACTGTGCCAATACAAATGGTGTCTCTGCGGCGGGCGCTGCGGCTTGCCTTAAAAAGGTCAAGGTCAATTCCGAAAGGGATGACGTCAATTTGCTTTTTTGGTGCAATAAACCGTTCGGTCTGTATCCTCAGTGCGTCGCTTGTTGAGGTAAGATGATCAGCATGGAGCAGGTTTTTCCGTACGATCCTTTCATTCCGCCTGCTTTCATAAGGAAAGAGAAAGACATCGCTTCCCCATACGGAAAGCAATGTCGGGTGATACTGAACGAGTCTTGCGAGCGTTCCGTATCCACTGGCATAATGCACATGCAGAACATCCGGGTTCAACTTGCGAATCAAGAGCTTTGCTTCAAATCGATTGGCATAATAGCCGACAGGGGCAGGGATTTTTAAGCAATGCAGCTTAACCCGCCCATCAATTTGATTTAATTCGACCCGGTGCATTGTGATAAGGTGCACCTCATGTCCGCGTTCAGCCAAGGCATTGGCCCAGCGCACGGTGTGAATGGATGAAGCGGCTGCCATAAAACATATTTTCATTGATGGACCCCGTTTCTTACTTGATAGAGGTGGTTCAAAAGGGCACCGAAGCTTGT contains:
- a CDS encoding glycosyltransferase, which encodes MKICFMAAASSIHTVRWANALAERGHEVHLITMHRVELNQIDGRVKLHCLKIPAPVGYYANRFEAKLLIRKLNPDVLHVHYASGYGTLARLVQYHPTLLSVWGSDVFLFPYESRRNERIVRKNLLHADHLTSTSDALRIQTERFIAPKKQIDVIPFGIDLDLFKASRSARRRDTICIGTVKGLKPVYGIDLLLKAIAQLIARLRERDAALADKLHIMIVGGGPQLSELQQLAKDLHISSITEFVGAVPNEQVPYYLNQLDIYCALSRSESFGVAVLEASACEVPVVVSNVGGLPEVVEDGKTGFVVSHEKPGDIVDKLLHLVIDHDLRREFGKCGRRFVRENYAWDAIVPKLESVYFNM